Proteins from a single region of Deinococcus aquaedulcis:
- a CDS encoding homoserine dehydrogenase yields the protein MRTVTVGLLGCGTVGQNVLTLIERRAAIFADLGVRIEVAGVLVRDPGKPRDCPPGTPLTADPAFLQECGVVIEAMGGVERPLALLHPYLRSGRPVITANKALLAERWDDLREYALNGKLYYEASVMAGTPVIGPMSTVLRASTFTRLQAVLNGTCLYILNQMEGGKSYEQALSEAQALGYAEDPPTLDVGGFDTAHKLTVLARFCADGNFRYEDVEVQGIEGVTLDDVQAARARGERIKLVAELAREGDSWRGRVSPQSLPDSHALCNGGAGRNAMVYEGEECGTLLFAGGGAGGMVTASAMVGDLLDWVIGFPGHVPLH from the coding sequence ATGAGAACCGTGACTGTGGGGCTGCTGGGCTGCGGCACCGTGGGCCAGAATGTGCTGACCCTGATCGAGCGCCGCGCCGCCATCTTTGCCGACCTGGGCGTGCGGATTGAGGTGGCCGGGGTGCTGGTGCGTGACCCGGGCAAGCCCCGCGACTGCCCCCCCGGCACCCCATTGACGGCGGACCCCGCCTTCTTGCAGGAGTGCGGCGTGGTGATTGAGGCGATGGGCGGCGTTGAGCGGCCCCTGGCCCTGCTGCATCCCTACCTGCGCTCCGGGCGGCCGGTGATCACCGCCAACAAGGCGCTGCTGGCCGAACGCTGGGACGACCTGCGCGAGTACGCCCTGAACGGCAAGCTGTACTACGAGGCTTCGGTCATGGCCGGAACCCCGGTGATTGGCCCCATGAGCACGGTGCTGCGCGCCAGCACCTTTACCCGCCTGCAGGCGGTCCTGAACGGCACCTGCCTCTACATCCTGAACCAGATGGAGGGCGGCAAATCCTACGAGCAGGCCCTGTCCGAAGCGCAGGCCCTGGGCTACGCCGAGGACCCGCCCACGCTGGACGTGGGGGGCTTCGACACCGCCCACAAGCTGACCGTGCTGGCCCGCTTCTGTGCCGACGGTAACTTCCGCTACGAGGACGTGGAGGTGCAGGGCATTGAAGGCGTGACCCTGGACGACGTGCAGGCGGCGCGTGCCCGGGGCGAACGCATCAAGCTGGTGGCCGAACTGGCGCGCGAGGGCGACAGCTGGCGGGGCCGGGTGTCGCCGCAGTCCCTGCCCGACAGCCACGCGCTGTGTAACGGCGGTGCGGGCCGCAACGCCATGGTGTACGAGGGTGAGGAATGCGGCACCCTGCTGTTTGCCGGCGGCGGCGCGGGCGGCATGGTCACCGCCAGCGCCATGGTGGGCGACCTGCTGGACTGGGTGATTGGCTTCCCCGGCCACGTGCCGCTGCACTGA
- a CDS encoding MFS transporter, with protein MTLPPAPTPAPDRLWNRSFVLWWLGSAQSALGTALAGIATSFLVLHQTGSAGLMGVNLALALLPGLLAPLFGTLVDRLPLRLPLVLGNVLRGLLQLGVGLLALRGEVPLGVIYAASLLTGLIGAFYGPASMGITPRLVPPDQVQRAAGLMQGAAQTMQLVGLVGGGMLVGTLGSAPALLLDGASFLLFAGLLLLVQLPARAAQAARPSFWSDFGAGLAYARQSPLILGLPALAFLLNASFAPLEMLLPARMSALGAGAQGFGLFFGLMLGGLALGSFTLAALGQRLSPARLSVWGLAGMGAAVLALSLSQSAGQMYALAALLGLFNAATNVSIGVIFQQRVDPAFYGRVGSLLTMVSMAGMPLVLLALAPVADRVPIATVFAVAGALSLLAAPVWAGLLRHDRSAALPSPVTAPLPAKP; from the coding sequence ATGACGCTGCCGCCTGCCCCAACCCCGGCCCCGGACCGCCTGTGGAACCGCTCGTTTGTGCTGTGGTGGCTGGGCAGCGCCCAGAGTGCCCTGGGCACCGCCCTGGCCGGGATCGCCACCAGCTTTCTGGTGCTGCACCAGACCGGCAGCGCGGGTCTGATGGGTGTAAACCTTGCCCTGGCCCTGCTGCCGGGGTTGCTTGCCCCGCTGTTCGGCACGCTGGTGGACCGCCTGCCGCTGCGCCTGCCCCTGGTGCTGGGCAACGTGCTGCGCGGGCTGCTGCAACTGGGCGTGGGCCTGCTGGCCCTGCGGGGCGAGGTGCCCCTGGGCGTCATCTACGCCGCGTCCCTGCTGACCGGGTTGATCGGCGCGTTTTACGGGCCGGCCAGCATGGGCATTACGCCCCGGCTGGTGCCGCCGGATCAGGTGCAGCGCGCCGCCGGGCTGATGCAGGGCGCCGCGCAGACCATGCAACTGGTGGGGCTGGTGGGCGGCGGGATGCTGGTGGGCACCCTGGGCAGCGCGCCCGCCCTGCTGCTGGACGGCGCCTCGTTCCTGCTGTTTGCAGGGCTGCTTCTGCTGGTGCAGCTGCCAGCCCGCGCGGCCCAGGCGGCGCGGCCGTCGTTCTGGTCCGACTTCGGCGCGGGGCTGGCCTATGCCCGGCAAAGCCCCCTGATTCTGGGCTTGCCCGCGCTGGCGTTCCTGCTGAACGCCTCGTTCGCGCCGCTGGAGATGCTGCTGCCCGCCCGCATGAGCGCCCTGGGGGCCGGCGCGCAGGGCTTCGGTCTGTTCTTCGGCCTGATGCTGGGGGGGCTGGCCCTGGGCAGCTTCACCCTGGCGGCGCTGGGACAGCGGCTGTCGCCCGCACGCCTGAGCGTGTGGGGTTTAGCCGGCATGGGCGCGGCGGTGCTGGCCCTGAGCCTGTCGCAGAGTGCCGGGCAGATGTACGCGCTGGCCGCCCTGCTGGGCCTGTTCAATGCCGCCACCAATGTCTCGATTGGGGTGATTTTCCAGCAGCGCGTGGACCCGGCCTTTTACGGCCGCGTGGGCAGCCTGCTGACGATGGTGAGCATGGCCGGGATGCCCCTGGTCCTGCTGGCCCTGGCCCCGGTGGCGGACCGAGTGCCCATCGCCACCGTGTTCGCCGTGGCAGGCGCGCTGTCCCTGCTGGCCGCCCCAGTGTGGGCCGGCCTGCTGCGCCATGACCGGAGTGCGGCTCTGCCCAGCCCTGTCACTGCCCCC